The sequence below is a genomic window from Mycobacterium heidelbergense.
GCCACCTGGAACGATCCCGCGATCCAGGGGCTGAACAAAGGAGCCGCCCTGCCCGCCGAGCCGATTCGCGTGATCTTCCGCAGCGACCTGTCCGGAACGTCGGATAACTTCCAGCGCTATCTCGACGCGGCCTCGAATGGCGCGTGGGGTAAGGGCATCGGGAAGACGTTCAACGGCGGTGTCGGTGAGGGTGCCAAGGGCAACGACGGCACCTCGTCGGCCGTCCAGGCCGCCGAAGGGGCGATCACCTACAACGAGTGGTCGTTCGCGCAGGCGAAGAACCTGAGCATGGCCAAGATCGTCACCTCGGCCGGGCCGGATCCGGTGGCGATCAGCGCCGACTCGGTCGGCAAGACGATCGCCGGAGCAACGGTCGCGGGGCAGGGTAACGACCTCGCGCTCAACCTGATGTCGTTCTACCGGCCGAAGCAGCAGGGCGCCTACCCGATTGTGCTGGCGACCTACGAGATCGTGTGCTCGAAGTATCCGGATCCGCAGGTCGGTGCGGCCGTGAAGGCCTTCCTGCAGAGCACCATCGGCAACGGGCAGAACGGCTTGGCCGACAACGGATACGTGCCCGTGCCGGACGCGTGGAAGTTGTGGTTGAGGGCTGCGGTCGACGCCATCAGGTGATGTGGGGTCACCCAGGGACGTAGAGGCCCCGACCGGTGACCAGCGGCAGGTCGAGGGTCGTCACGATGCCCGACGGGGCCGACACCACCGCGGGAATCGCGTTGACAACCCGCATCGCGGTGGCGACCAGTCCGGCGTGGTTGTGGTCGCCGAGGCGGCTGCTCAGGCAGATGTCGACCGCATACGACGGTTCGCCGGTGATCTCGATGCGGTAGGAACCGCCGGGCTGGGCCGGTTGCGGCCAATCGGGGCACAGGTCCTCGCGTAACCGGGTGACGTGTTCGAGGACGACGACGGGGTCGCCGTTGACCATTCCGAACACCTCGAACCGCAGGGCCGCGGCGCTGCCCTTGGGAATGTGCCCCGAGGCGATGTCGAAGTCCTCGGGCGCCGGCTCGCGGACGTACACCTCGGCGACCTCGTCGAGCGACACGCCCAGGCCCGCCGCCAGCTGCCGCACCACCGAGCCCCACGCCAGGCTCAGCACACCGGTCTGCAGCAGCATGGGGATCTCGTCGAGGGGCTTGCCGAAGCCCATCACGTCGAACATGACCACGGGGCTGTCGTAGGTGGCGTAGTCGACGATCTCCATGCACCGGATCTGTTGGATGTTCTGACAGGTGCCGGCCAGGGCCAGCGGCAGCAGGTCGTTGGCGAAGCCCGGGTCGATGCCGTTGACGTAGAGGCTCGAATTGCCTTCGCGCGCGGCGTCTTCCAACGGTTTGATGAGTTCCTCGGGAAGGACCTGCCATGGGTATTGCAGAAAGACGGGGCCGCTGCCGACGATGTTGATCCCGGCCGCCAGAACGCGCCGATAGTCCTCGAGGGCTTCGGGCAGCCGGTTGTCGGCCATCGCGGTGTAGACGGCGCATTGCGGACCGCTGGCCAGCACGGCGTCCAGGTCGGTGCTGGCAAGCACGCCGGTCGAATCCGCGAGTCCGGCGAGCTCGGCCGCGTCCTTGCCGGCCTTGGCGTCCGAGGACACCCACACGCCGGTGAGTTCGAACGCGGGGTTGGTGATGAGCGCTTTGAGTGCGTGGACGCCGACATTGCCGGTGCCCAGCTGAACGACGGGTATGGCCATGGCTAGCTCCTTAGCGGTGGGGACGGGACCGCGAGCAGACGCGGAATCGCACGCCAGGTGCCCCGGCGGTGCGATTCCGCGTCTGCTCGCGCGTCATGGGTCACAGGTCCGGGAGGGGTAAGTCGAGATTGGGGAAGGTGAGGCCACCGTCGACCTCCAGCGTCTTGCCGGTCAGGAAGCTGCCGGCGGGCGACGCCAAATAGACTGCGGCAGCGGCGATGTCGTCGGGGTCGCCGAGGCGGCGCATGGGCGTCACCTTCTCCATCGGTGCGCGCAGCTCCTCGTTGGAGGCCACCACGTCCAGCGCGGAGGTCAGGATGGACCCCGGTGCGATGGCGTTGACCCGGACGCGTGGGCACACGTCCAGCGCCGCCAGCCGGGTGTAATGAGACAGCGCGGCTTTGGCGGTGCCGTAGGCCGCGAACCCGCGCCCGGCCAGCCGGCCCATGGTCGAGGTGATGTTGATGATGCTGCCGCCGCCGGAGTGCTCGAGCATCAACGGCACCGCCGCGGTGGTGAGCGCGTGGGCGGTGGCGACGTTGAAGGTGAACGCGTCCTTGAGGTCCTTGGTCGAGGTGGTCAGCAGGGTGTTGGGCATGGTCCCGCCGACGTTGTTGACGACGATGTCTAGTTTCCCGAAGGCCGCGACGGCCTGACCGGCGAGCTCCGCGGTCGACTCCGGGTGGGCCAGGTCGGCGGCGACCGTGTGGGCCCGCCGGCCCGTCGCGCGGACCTGCTCGGCGACGTCGTCTAGTTGCGATTGCGTGCGCGACGCGATGAGGACATCGGCGCCTGCCTCGGCGAAAGCCAGCGCGATGGCGGCACCGAGGCCGCGGCCGCCACCGGTGATGACGGCGACTTTGTCGTCGAGACGGAACCTGTCAAGGATCATTGCGGCCTCTCTATTTCAGTTGTCGACGAAACGGTAGCAAAACGCGGCCGCCGCCGATCACGGCATTTCTGAAACAGGTTCTAGTTTGTCATACGGGCGTGGCGATGTAACGCCGCCCAAGGCGGCGATTGCGCGCCCGGCCGGCCGGTGATGACGTCCGTGCAAAATTCGCCGACCGTTAACCTTGTTACTGTTAGCTTCATGGCTGCGAGAGATGGCTGGTTGGTGAGCCGCAGCCACCGGCGGCGGCGATGTTTCATCCCTACTGTTAAGGAACTGAATTGAAACTCAACCGATTTGGCGCCGCGCTGAGTGTCCTGGCTAGCGCCGCGCTGGTGTTGTGCGGATGTGGAAATGACAACAATGCAGCTGGGGGAAGCGCGTCGACGACGGGCGCGTCATCGGGCAAGGTGAGTTGCGGCGGCAAGAAGACGCTGAAGGCCAGCGGGTCGACGGCCCAGGCCAACGCGATGACCCGCTTCGTCAACGCGTTCGAGCAGGCCTGCCCCGGCCAGACCTTGAACTACACCGCTAATGGCTCGGGTGCCGGAATCAGCGAATTCAATGGCAATCAAACCGATTTCGGTGGGTCGGACTCGCCGTTGGCCCAAAACGAGTACGCGGCGGCCCAGCAGCGCTGCGGCTCACCGGCGTGGAACCTGCCCGTGGTGTTCGGCCCGATCGCGATCACCTACAACGTCAAGGGCCTGAGTTCGCTTAACCTCGACGGCCCGACCGCGGCGAAGATCTTCAACGGCGTCATCGCGACCTGGAACGACCCGGCGATCGCGAACCTCAACGCGGGGGCCATCCTGCCCGCTGAACCGATTCACGTGGTGTTCCGCAACGACCAGTCCGGGACCACGGACAACTTCCAGCACTACCTCGACGCGGCGTCCAACGGCGCGTGGGGCAAGGGCGCCGGCAAGGCGTTCAACGGCGGTGTCGGTGAGGGCGCCAAGGGCAACGACGGCACCTCGGCGGCCATCAAGGCCACCGAAGGATCGGTCACCTACAACGAGTGGTCGTTCGCCAAGGCGCAGAATCTGAACATGGCGAAGATCATCACGTCGGCCGGGCCGAATCCGGTGGCGATCAGCGCCGACTCCGTCGGCAAGACGATTTCCGGGGCCACCGTCACGGGGCAGGGCAACGACATGGTGCTCGACACGGTGTCGTTCTACAAGCCGACGCAGGCCGGCTCCTACCCGATCGTGCTGGCGACCTACGAGATCGTGTGCTCGAAGTATCCCGATTCCCAGGTCGGTACGGCCGTCAAGGCGTTCCTGCAGAGCACGATCGGCGCCGGCCAGAACGGCTTGGCGGACAACGGATACATCCCCATTCCGGACTCGTTCAAGTCGAGGTTGTCGACTTCGGTCAACGCCATCGCGTGATCCGGGGTGTCATGACGCGCGGAGCAATCGCCAGTCCGTCGACCGGTGCCCAGCCGGGCCTGAGGGTGACTGATCCGCACAAGGCGCGGCGCGGCGACCGACTGTTCAAGTTGGTCGCCGCGGCGGCCGGTTCGACGATCGTCATCGCGATCGCGCTGATCGCGATATTCCTGCTGGTTCGGGCGATCCCATCGCTGCGCGCGGACCACGCGAATTTCTTCACCAGCGCCGAATTCAATACCACCAAGGCCGAGCACCTGGCGTTCGGCATCCGCGACCTGTTCATGGTCACGGTGCTGAGTTCGATCACCGCGCTGGTGCTGGCCGTGCCGATCGCGGTGGGGATCGCGGTGTTCCTCACCCAATATGCGCCCAATCGGCTCGCGCGTCCGTTCGGTGCGATGGTCGATCTGCTGGCCGCGGTGCCGTCGATCATTTTCGGGTTGTGGGGAATCTTCGTGCTGGCGCCCAAACTCGAGCCGGTCGCGGAATTTCTCAACCGAAATCTGGGCTGGTTGTTTTTGTTCAGGCACGGCAACGTGTCCTTGGCCGGCGGCGGCACCATCTTCACGGCCGGCATCGTGCTCTCGGTGATGATCCTCCCGATCGTCACGTCGGTATCGCGAGAAGTGTTCCGGCAGACCCCGCGGATTCAGATGGAGGCGGCGCAGGCGCTGGGCGCCACCAAGTGGGAGGTGGTGCGGATGACCGTGCTGCCGTTCGGTCGTAGCGGCGTCATCGCCGCGTCAATGCTGGGGCTGGGCCGCGCTCTGGGAGAGACCGTCGCGGTGCTGATCATTTTGCGCTCGGCCGCCCGCCCGGGAAATTGGTCGCTGTTCGACGGCGGCTATACCTTCGCCTCCAAGATCGCTTCGGCGGCAGCGGAATTCAGCGAACCGCTGCCGACCGGCGCCTACATCTCCGCGGGATTTGCGCTGTTCGTCCTGACGTTCGTCGTCAACGCGACCGCCCGTGCGATCGCCGGCGGGAAGGTCAACGGATGAGCCCGCCGACGAGCACCGACGCGCTCGACCGACCGGTCAAAGCGGAGGTTTTCAACCACCTGAGCATTCGGCGGCGGATCACGAACAACACCGCGACAACGTTTTTCGTCGCCTCCTTCGTCGTGGCCCTGGTCCCGCTGGTCTGGGTGCTGTGGGTGGTGGTCGCGCGCGGCTGGTACGCCGTCACCCGCGCGGGCTGGTGGACGCATTCGCTGCGCGGCGTGCTGCCGGAGGAGTTTGCCGGCGGCGTCTACCACGCGCTGTACGGGACGGTCGTCCAGGCCGGGGCGGCCGCCGTCCTGTCCGTGCCGCTGGGCTTGATGACCGCGGTGTTCTTGGTGGAATACGGATCCGGCCGGCTGGTGCGGGTGACGACCTTCATGGTCGACGTCCTCGCCGGGGTGCCCTCGATCGTCGCGGCGCTGTTCATCTTCAGCCTCTGGATCGCGACCCTGGGATTCCAGCAGAGCGCCTTCGCCGTGTCGCTGGCGTTGGTGTTGCTGATGTTGCCGGTGGTGGTGCGGTCCGCCGAGGAGATGCTCCGGTTGGTGCCCGACGACCTGCGGGAAGCCAGCTATGCGCTGGGGGTTACCAAATGGAAGACTATCGTGCGGATCGTCTTCCCGATCGCGATGCCGGGCATCGTGTCCGGCGTGTTGTTGTCCGTCGCGCGCGTTGTCGGCGAAACCGCGCCGGTGCTGGTGCTGGTCGGCTACAGCCGCTCCATCAACCTTGACATCTTTCACGGCAACATGGCCTCGCTGCCGCTGCTGATCTACACCGAACTCACCAATCCGGAGCACGCCGGTTTCCTGCGGATCTGGGGCGCGGCGCTGAGCCTGATCATCATCGTGGCCGTGATCAACCTTTTCGCCGCGGCGTTCCGCTTCGTGTCAACGCGACGGCGCTGAGGGACGCGGTCAGGACTTCGACGCGGCCCTCGAACGGGCCTTCTTGGCCCCCGAACCAGCCTTCTTCGCGGGCGCCTTTTTGGCCGGCGCCTTGTCGCCGTCACCGGAGCGCGCCTTCACGCTGGCCTCCAGCTTGGCCAGCAGGTCGGAGACGTCCTCGGTCTCGTCCAGTTCCTTGGGCTGCTCCTCGGTGGTAAACGCTTCGCCGCCTTCGAGTTTCGCGTCGATCAGCTCCTGCAGCTGTTCTTGGTAGGTGTCGTGGTAGCGGTCGGGGTTGAAGTCTTCGGCCATCGACTCCACCACCTGCCCGGCCATCTTGAGCTCGGCGGGCTTGATGTCGACCTCCTTGTCGAGCACCGGGAAGTCGGGATCGCGGATCTCGTCGGGCCACAACAGGGTGTGCACCACCATCACGTCGCGCTTGCCGAAGTCCTTGACGCGCAACGCCGCCAGCCTGGTCTTGTTGCGCAGGGTGAAGTGAACGATCGCCATCCGATCGGTCTCGGCGAGCGTCTTGGCCAGCAGCACATAGGATCTGGCCGACTTCGAATCCGGCTCCAAGAAGTAACTGCGGTCGAACATCATCGGGTCGACCTCGCTGGCCGGGACGAACTCCAGCACCTCGATTTCGCGGGTGCGTTCTTCGGGCAAGGTGGCGATGTCGTCGTCGCTGATCACCACCATGTGGCCGTCGTCGGACTCGTAGGCGCGGACGATGTCGCGGTATTCGACGACCTCGCCATCGATCTCGCACACGCGTTGGTACCGGATGCGGCCGTTGTCCTTGGCGTGCACCTGATGGAACTTGATGTCATGGTCCTCGGTGGCGCTGTATACCTTGACCGGAACGTTGACCAGCCCGAACGCGATCGAACCTTTCCAGATGGAGCGCATGTAAGTCAGTATGCCCACACTGCTCGCCGCGTAACAGCGGGCGGGGGTCGATACCCGCGAGCGTAACGGCGCGGCGAGATTGCGGCCGGCGTTGTCAACGCCGCCAGGTTGTTTGGTCCCGCAGGGCGGCCCGGTCGGGTAAGTCGGCGCCGGCGCGGCCGATCGTCAGCGCCGACGCCAGGCTGGCCGCCTCGAGCGCCGCCGTCAGCGCGTCGAGCCCGAGCCGGCCGAGGTCGGCTCGCCGGTCGGCGCCCAGCAGACCCAGAGCCCAGAGCGCGTCGAGCAGGCCGGCCATGAACGCGTCACCGGCCCCGACGGTGTCCACTACCCGGACCGGCCGCGCGGCCACCCGGGCCTCGCCCGCCGCGCAGAACGCCACCGCGCCCCGATCGCCCATGGTCACGACGACGATCGCGGGCCCCGACGCCAGCCAGGTTCGGGCGGTCCGCTCCGGGTCGTGGTCGGGATCGATCCAGGCCAGGTCCTCGTGGCTGGCCTTGACGATGTCGCTGCGCTCGACGAGGTGGGCGATGCGTGCGCGGGCCAGGTCCCGGTCGACGATCAGCGACGGGCGCACGTTGGGATCGAGGGTGACGGTGGCCGAGACGCGGTATGTGTCGAGCAGCGCGGCGACCGCCAGGCATCCGGGCTCCTGCACGGCGGCGATGGATCCCGTGTGCACGAACAACGGCGGCGCGACTTCGGGCGTGCCGGAGAGCCGCCATTCCAGGTCGAATGCGTAGGCGGCCGAGCCGTCGTCGGCGATCGTCGCCACCGCGGTCGGCGTCCGCGAGGCGCGGGTGCTGCCCGGAACAAGCTGTGCGCCCGAGGCTTTGACGTAATCGGCGATGCGACGGCCCGGTTCGTCGTCGCCGATATGGGTCAGGAAGTCGACGGCGCGCCCCAGCCTGGCGAGGCCGACCGCGACGTTGAGCGGGCTGCCGCCGACGTGTTCGGCGTGGCCGTCGACGACGTCGATCAGCGCCTCGCCGATTACCAGCCCCCGGCTCATCGACTCGCCCCCTCCAGCTCGTCGTGCAGCAACGCCTCCAGCGTCGCCCGTGTCCCGCGGCTGTGCAACGAGTCCAGCGCCCAGCGATAGGCCTCAACGAAGCGCGGGACCCGCGCCAGATCCCCGAACAGCGCCGCGTTCTCGACGAAGGCGGTCGGATGCCGCCGCTGCGTGCGCGCGATGGGCACCAGCGAGCCCGCGAGGTGGTCGACGACCTCGATCGGTTCGCCACGCTCGTCGACCCCCTCGGCGTAGCGGGCCCAGCCCGCGACCGTCGCGGCCGCCAGCCGGATCGGTCCGCCGGTGCGCAGGTTGTCGCGGATCACCGGAAGCAACCATTTCGGGATGCGATCCGAGGAGTAGGCGCACAACCGGGCCACGGTGTCGCGCACTCCCGGGTTGGCGAAACGCTCGATGAGCCCGCGGGTATAGGCGCGCAGGTCGATGCCGGGGACCGGCCGCAGCGTCGGCGTCGCTTCGGAATCGAAATAGGCCAGCAGGAATTCGGCCAGCAACGGGTCTCGCGCGGCATCGTGCACCGCGGCATAGCCGCACAGCGCGGCGAAGTAGCACAGGCACTGATGGCCGGCGTTGAGTAGCCGTAACTTCATCGCCTCGTACGGGCCGACGTCGTCGACCAGCAGAACGCCCGCCTCTTCCAGCGGCGGCCTGCCGTCGGCGAAGTCGTCCTCGAGCGCCCAGGAGGCGAACGCCTCGGCCACGACCGGCCAGCCGTCGTCGACACCGAAGTCGCGCCGCACCGCGGCCACGATGTCGCCGGTGGTGACCGGCGTGATGCGGTCGACCATCGAACCCGGGAAGCGGACGTGCTCGGCGATCCAGCCGGCCAGGCGGGGGCGCAGCAGTTCGGCGTGCGCGATGACGGCCCGCCGCGAGACGTCGCCGTTGTGCTCGATGTTGTCGCACGACATGATCGTCGGCGCGGCGATGCCGCGGTCACGACGCAGGGCCAGGGCCTCGACGATCAGCCCGAACACGGATTCCGGGTCTCGGATGTGGTAGCCGCCCTCGGTGATGGTCATCGAGATGATGCGGGTCGTCGGCGCGGCCAGCAGCTCGATCGTCGCCGGGTCGTCGGGCGCGTAGCGGTAGTCGACGATCGAGCCGATCACCCGCGCTTCCCGGCTTCCGTCGGGGTGCTCCAACACCAACGTGTACAGGCCGTCCTGGGCGCGCAACACGTCTCTCATGCGCCGGTCGGCCGGCATCACCCCGATTCCGCAGATGCCCCATTCGCGCGCCCCCCGCTCGAGCAACCGGTCGATGTACATCGCCTGGTGTGCCCGGTGAAAGCCGCCGACCCCGAAATGCGCGATGCCGACCCCGACGCCATGACGGTCATAGCCCGGCGCCGCGATCGGCAGCCGGCCGAGCGTGGCGCTGTTCAGCCGAACCACGATGTCGACGGTACCGGTGCCGCGGCGGAAACACGTAGGTTGACACCATGGGTGCGACGGCGCAGGCGCGGGTCAAGCTGACCAACGCCGACAAGGTGCTGTACCCCGCGACGGAGGACGGCCGAAGGGCCGTCACAAAAGGGGACGTCTTCGACTACTACACCCGCATCGCCGGGGTGATGCTGCCGCACACCGCCGGACGCCCGGCGACCCGCAAGCGCTGGCCCAACGGCGTCGAGCGGGACTCATTCTTCGAAAAGCAGCTGGCGTCGTCGGCGCCCGACTGGCTGCCGCGGGCCAGCGTGACGCACCGGTCCGGAACGACGACGTACCCGATCATCGACAGCCCGGACGCGCTGGCCTGGATCGCGCAGCAGGCGGCGCTCGAGGTGCACGTGCCGCAGTGGAGGTTCGTCGCCGAGTGGACCCGAGGCGGGGCCGAGGAACTCAAGCCCGGCCCCGCAACGCGATTGGTGTTCGACCTCGATCCCGGCGAGGGCGTGACGATGACCCAACTGTGCGAGGTCGCCCATGCGGTGCGGGGCCTGATCGCCGATATCGGGCTGACCACCTTTCCGCTCACCAGCGGCAGCAAGGGGTTGCACCTCTACACCCGGCTGGACGAGCCGGTGAGCAGCAGGGGCGCCACCGTGTTGGCCAAACGCGTTGCGCAACAACTGGAAAAGTCGATGCCCACGTTGGTCACGGCGACCATGACCAAGAGCTTGCGGGCGGGCAAGGTGTTTTTGGACTGGAGTCAGAACAACGGCTCGAAGACCACCATCGCGCCGTACTCGCTGCGCGGGCGCCCGCATCCGACGGTCGCGGCGCCGCGCACCTGGAAGGAACTGGAAGACCCGGGGATTCGCCAATTGCGCTACGACGAGGTCCTGGCCCGGGTGGCGCGCGACGGCGATCCGCTGGCGTCGCTGGACGCCGACGCGCCGGTCCGCGATCGGCTGACCAAGTACCGCAGCATGCGTGACGCGTCGAAGACACCGGAGCCGGTGCCGGCCACGAAACCCGCTGCCGGCCACGGAAATACGTTCGTCATTCAGGAGCACCACGCCCGCCGGCTGCACTACGACTTCCGGCTGGAGCGAAACGGCGTGCTGGTGTCGTGGGCGGTGCCGAAAAACCTGCCCGAGACCACGTCGGTCAACCACCTGGCGGTCCACACCGAGGATCACCCGCTGGAATACGGCACCTTCGAGGGCACCATACCCAAAGGCGAATACGGCGCCGGCAAGGTGATCATCTGGGATTCCGGCACCTACGAGACCGAGAAGTTCCGCGACTCCGCCGAAAACGGGGAGGTCATCGTGAACCTGCATGGCAGCCGAATCTCGGGTCGCTACGCGCTGATCCAAACCAACGGCGATCAGTGGCTGGCGCACAGGATGAAAGACCAGAGGGTTTTCGATTTCGACGCGATCACACCCATGCTCGCCACCGAGGGCTCGGTGGCGGCCCTCAAGGCCGGCCAGTGGGCCTTCGAAGGCAAGTGGGATGGCTACCGGCTCCTGGTGGAGGCCGACCACGGCGCGTTGCGGGTGCGGTCCCGGCGCGGCCGCGAAGTCACCCAGGAATATCCCGAACTGCGTTCGCTGGCAGCAGATCTCGACGACCACCACGTTGTGCTCGACGGCGAGGCCGTCGTCCTGAACAAGTCCGGTGTGCCCGGCTTCAACGAAATGCAGAACCGGAGCCGCGGCACCCCCGTCGAGTATTGGGCGTTCGACCTGCTCTACCTGGACGGCCGCTCGCTGCTACGGGCGCGCTACCAAGACCGGCGAAAGCTGCTGGAAACCCTCGCCGGCGCAGGCGATCTCATCGTTCCCGGACTGCTGCCCGGCGACGGCGCCGAAGCGCTCGAGCACTCACGCGAACACGGCTGGGAGGGCGTGGTCGCCAAGAAGCGCGACTCCAGCTATCAGCCGGGCCGGCGCTCGGCGTCGTGGATCAAGGAAAAGTACTGGAACACCCAGGAAGTCGTCATCGGCGGGTGGAAGGCCGGCGAGGGCGGGCGCACCAGCGGCATCGGCTCGCTGCTGATGGGCATCCCCGGTGAGGGCGGGCTGCATTTCGCCGGACGCGTCGGCACCGGCTTCACCGAACGCGACCTGGCGAACCTGAAGAAGACGCTGGCACCGTTGCACACCAAACGATCTCCCTTCGACGCCCCGCTTTCCACCCTCGACGCCAAGGGCGTGACGTTCGTCGAGCCCGTTCTGGTGGGGGAGGTCCGCTACAGCGAATGGACCCCGGATGACCGGCTGCGCCAAACGAGTTGGCGCGGGCTGCGTCCCGACAAGAAACCAAGCGAGGTGGTGCGCGAATGAAATGGGTGACCTATCGAAGCGATCACGGCGAACGCACCGGCGTGCTCGCCGGCGACACCATCCATGCGATGCCGCCGGGCGTGACGCTGTTGGAGTTGATCGGTCGCGGCGCCGACGGGCTGCGCCAGGCCGGCGAGGACGCGCTGCGTTCGCCGTCGGCGGTGGTGCGCGTGGACGAGGTGACGTTGGCGGCGCCGATTCCGCGGCCCCCGTCGATCCGGGACTCCCTGTGCTTTTTGGACCACATGCGCAACTGCCAGGCCGCGCTGGGCGCCGGCCGGGCGCTCGCCGACACGTGGTACCGCATTCCCGCGTTTTACTTCGCCTGCCCGACAACGGTTTTGGGTCCTTACGACGACGCCCCCACCGCACCCGGAAGCGCGTGGCAGGACTTCGAATTGGAGATCGCCGCCGTCATCGGGACGACCGGCAGGGACCTGACGGTGGAGGAAGCCGAAGAAGCCATCGTCGGCTACACCATCTTCAACGACTGGTCCGCGCGCGACCTGCAGCAGCTGGAGAGCCAGCTGGCCATCGGGCAGGGCAAGGGCAAGGACAGCGGCGTCACGCTGGGCCCCTACCTGGTGACGCCCGACGAGCTTGA
It includes:
- a CDS encoding NAD(P)H-dependent amine dehydrogenase family protein; this encodes MAIPVVQLGTGNVGVHALKALITNPAFELTGVWVSSDAKAGKDAAELAGLADSTGVLASTDLDAVLASGPQCAVYTAMADNRLPEALEDYRRVLAAGINIVGSGPVFLQYPWQVLPEELIKPLEDAAREGNSSLYVNGIDPGFANDLLPLALAGTCQNIQQIRCMEIVDYATYDSPVVMFDVMGFGKPLDEIPMLLQTGVLSLAWGSVVRQLAAGLGVSLDEVAEVYVREPAPEDFDIASGHIPKGSAAALRFEVFGMVNGDPVVVLEHVTRLREDLCPDWPQPAQPGGSYRIEITGEPSYAVDICLSSRLGDHNHAGLVATAMRVVNAIPAVVSAPSGIVTTLDLPLVTGRGLYVPG
- the pstC gene encoding phosphate ABC transporter permease subunit PstC, coding for MTRGAIASPSTGAQPGLRVTDPHKARRGDRLFKLVAAAAGSTIVIAIALIAIFLLVRAIPSLRADHANFFTSAEFNTTKAEHLAFGIRDLFMVTVLSSITALVLAVPIAVGIAVFLTQYAPNRLARPFGAMVDLLAAVPSIIFGLWGIFVLAPKLEPVAEFLNRNLGWLFLFRHGNVSLAGGGTIFTAGIVLSVMILPIVTSVSREVFRQTPRIQMEAAQALGATKWEVVRMTVLPFGRSGVIAASMLGLGRALGETVAVLIILRSAARPGNWSLFDGGYTFASKIASAAAEFSEPLPTGAYISAGFALFVLTFVVNATARAIAGGKVNG
- the pstS gene encoding phosphate ABC transporter substrate-binding protein PstS; amino-acid sequence: MKLNRFGAALSVLVTAALVLSGCGRDNSNTAGGRSTTTPLPVTVSCGGTKTLKASGSTAQANAMTRFVKAFEQVCPGQTLNYTPDGSGAGISEFTGNQTDFGGSDVPLAPNEHDAAQQRCGSKAWDLPVVFGPIAITYNVKGLSSLVLDASTAAKIFNGGIATWNDPAIQGLNKGAALPAEPIRVIFRSDLSGTSDNFQRYLDAASNGAWGKGIGKTFNGGVGEGAKGNDGTSSAVQAAEGAITYNEWSFAQAKNLSMAKIVTSAGPDPVAISADSVGKTIAGATVAGQGNDLALNLMSFYRPKQQGAYPIVLATYEIVCSKYPDPQVGAAVKAFLQSTIGNGQNGLADNGYVPVPDAWKLWLRAAVDAIR
- a CDS encoding mannitol dehydrogenase family protein, yielding MVRLNSATLGRLPIAAPGYDRHGVGVGIAHFGVGGFHRAHQAMYIDRLLERGAREWGICGIGVMPADRRMRDVLRAQDGLYTLVLEHPDGSREARVIGSIVDYRYAPDDPATIELLAAPTTRIISMTITEGGYHIRDPESVFGLIVEALALRRDRGIAAPTIMSCDNIEHNGDVSRRAVIAHAELLRPRLAGWIAEHVRFPGSMVDRITPVTTGDIVAAVRRDFGVDDGWPVVAEAFASWALEDDFADGRPPLEEAGVLLVDDVGPYEAMKLRLLNAGHQCLCYFAALCGYAAVHDAARDPLLAEFLLAYFDSEATPTLRPVPGIDLRAYTRGLIERFANPGVRDTVARLCAYSSDRIPKWLLPVIRDNLRTGGPIRLAAATVAGWARYAEGVDERGEPIEVVDHLAGSLVPIARTQRRHPTAFVENAALFGDLARVPRFVEAYRWALDSLHSRGTRATLEALLHDELEGASR
- the pstA gene encoding phosphate ABC transporter permease PstA; this encodes MSPPTSTDALDRPVKAEVFNHLSIRRRITNNTATTFFVASFVVALVPLVWVLWVVVARGWYAVTRAGWWTHSLRGVLPEEFAGGVYHALYGTVVQAGAAAVLSVPLGLMTAVFLVEYGSGRLVRVTTFMVDVLAGVPSIVAALFIFSLWIATLGFQQSAFAVSLALVLLMLPVVVRSAEEMLRLVPDDLREASYALGVTKWKTIVRIVFPIAMPGIVSGVLLSVARVVGETAPVLVLVGYSRSINLDIFHGNMASLPLLIYTELTNPEHAGFLRIWGAALSLIIIVAVINLFAAAFRFVSTRRR
- the ku gene encoding non-homologous end joining protein Ku, giving the protein MRSIWKGSIAFGLVNVPVKVYSATEDHDIKFHQVHAKDNGRIRYQRVCEIDGEVVEYRDIVRAYESDDGHMVVISDDDIATLPEERTREIEVLEFVPASEVDPMMFDRSYFLEPDSKSARSYVLLAKTLAETDRMAIVHFTLRNKTRLAALRVKDFGKRDVMVVHTLLWPDEIRDPDFPVLDKEVDIKPAELKMAGQVVESMAEDFNPDRYHDTYQEQLQELIDAKLEGGEAFTTEEQPKELDETEDVSDLLAKLEASVKARSGDGDKAPAKKAPAKKAGSGAKKARSRAASKS
- the pstS gene encoding phosphate ABC transporter substrate-binding protein PstS, which encodes MKLNRFGAALSVLASAALVLCGCGNDNNAAGGSASTTGASSGKVSCGGKKTLKASGSTAQANAMTRFVNAFEQACPGQTLNYTANGSGAGISEFNGNQTDFGGSDSPLAQNEYAAAQQRCGSPAWNLPVVFGPIAITYNVKGLSSLNLDGPTAAKIFNGVIATWNDPAIANLNAGAILPAEPIHVVFRNDQSGTTDNFQHYLDAASNGAWGKGAGKAFNGGVGEGAKGNDGTSAAIKATEGSVTYNEWSFAKAQNLNMAKIITSAGPNPVAISADSVGKTISGATVTGQGNDMVLDTVSFYKPTQAGSYPIVLATYEIVCSKYPDSQVGTAVKAFLQSTIGAGQNGLADNGYIPIPDSFKSRLSTSVNAIA
- a CDS encoding SDR family oxidoreductase, translating into MILDRFRLDDKVAVITGGGRGLGAAIALAFAEAGADVLIASRTQSQLDDVAEQVRATGRRAHTVAADLAHPESTAELAGQAVAAFGKLDIVVNNVGGTMPNTLLTTSTKDLKDAFTFNVATAHALTTAAVPLMLEHSGGGSIINITSTMGRLAGRGFAAYGTAKAALSHYTRLAALDVCPRVRVNAIAPGSILTSALDVVASNEELRAPMEKVTPMRRLGDPDDIAAAAVYLASPAGSFLTGKTLEVDGGLTFPNLDLPLPDL
- a CDS encoding carbohydrate kinase family protein, giving the protein MSRGLVIGEALIDVVDGHAEHVGGSPLNVAVGLARLGRAVDFLTHIGDDEPGRRIADYVKASGAQLVPGSTRASRTPTAVATIADDGSAAYAFDLEWRLSGTPEVAPPLFVHTGSIAAVQEPGCLAVAALLDTYRVSATVTLDPNVRPSLIVDRDLARARIAHLVERSDIVKASHEDLAWIDPDHDPERTARTWLASGPAIVVVTMGDRGAVAFCAAGEARVAARPVRVVDTVGAGDAFMAGLLDALWALGLLGADRRADLGRLGLDALTAALEAASLASALTIGRAGADLPDRAALRDQTTWRR